One window from the genome of Fulvivirga lutea encodes:
- a CDS encoding PorV/PorQ family protein, translated as MKLLPIIFFLACLPLLTYGQNGINELGARPVAMGNAYSTINDQWGLFYNPGGLGRNKKTVAFSAFTNRYGISGLNSLGAGFITNLPIGTLGISAFKFGDDLYSEQIASLAYANSFGIASLGFRANYLQYNIEGLGTQGIVTLDFGGTATLTEQIRFGAYIRNINQAQISTINDERAPTILYAGLGYQANERLNLTTEVEKDIDFDARFKAGLEYKFLEKFFARTGVSTNEFTNYFGLGFISQKLAIDYALTWDNTLGFSHQAALSYTIKE; from the coding sequence GTGAAATTACTCCCTATTATTTTTTTTCTCGCTTGTCTACCACTACTTACTTACGGACAAAATGGTATCAATGAATTAGGGGCACGGCCTGTAGCCATGGGCAATGCCTACAGCACCATTAACGATCAATGGGGATTATTTTATAACCCTGGCGGTTTAGGTAGAAATAAAAAAACAGTTGCTTTTAGTGCCTTTACTAACAGGTATGGAATAAGTGGATTGAATAGTTTAGGAGCAGGATTCATTACCAACTTACCCATCGGCACATTAGGCATTTCTGCATTTAAGTTTGGGGATGATTTGTACAGCGAACAAATAGCCAGCCTTGCTTATGCCAATAGCTTTGGAATTGCCTCTCTGGGTTTTCGCGCTAACTATTTACAATATAATATTGAGGGTTTAGGCACGCAAGGTATTGTTACTTTAGACTTTGGAGGTACCGCCACCCTTACAGAACAAATTAGATTTGGTGCTTATATAAGAAACATTAACCAAGCTCAAATATCAACTATCAACGATGAGCGAGCCCCAACCATATTGTATGCAGGCCTAGGCTATCAGGCCAATGAAAGATTAAACCTGACAACCGAAGTTGAGAAAGATATTGACTTTGACGCTCGCTTTAAAGCCGGATTAGAGTATAAATTTCTAGAAAAGTTTTTTGCAAGAACCGGAGTTAGCACGAATGAATTCACCAACTATTTTGGTCTTGGATTTATAAGTCAAAAGTTAGCCATTGACTATGCGTTAACCTGGGACAACACATTGGGCTTCAGCCATCAGGCGGCACTTTCATATACCATTAAAGAATGA
- a CDS encoding POTRA domain-containing protein, whose protein sequence is MSALLLSLFLGILNPLQDSVQNSQDTTIQEKDIPLYIDAVFIIGNKKTKEEIIFRELNVEKGQTIYKSDLEAVLELDKSKLLNTRLFNTVNLSILYLDDFTVDIVVTVTERWYTFPVPIFDLVDRNFNDWWQNQDRDLSRTNYGVNIYKNNFRGRNETLRLLLQLGYTQKFGLTYKVPYLDKNKRHGMFLNYDYAENKNIAVRTENHKQLFLDSDETLRITKEYTAGYMYRRSFYSVHNLNFTYYENEVTDTVSIINPEYYAQDATTQKYAELSYFFTYDKRDFASYPLKGTKMELQVIKEGLGFFDDVNRFTIQAGYFKYVDLGNNFYFSNYTSAFASFLDNQPYNIYEGLGRRRDFVRGYELYLIEGKSFGLNRSTFKKRIFSKVFNLRPLPIEQFRKMPLDIYIKTYYDMGYVENFENYELNTTLSDRYLFGTGFGIDFVSYYDSVIRLEYSFNREQESGFFLHFKKEF, encoded by the coding sequence ATGTCGGCATTATTATTATCACTCTTTTTAGGCATATTAAATCCACTGCAAGATTCTGTGCAGAATAGCCAAGATACGACCATTCAGGAAAAAGACATTCCCCTTTATATTGATGCTGTTTTCATCATCGGTAATAAAAAAACGAAAGAAGAAATTATCTTTCGGGAACTCAATGTAGAGAAAGGTCAAACCATCTACAAAAGTGATTTAGAGGCTGTTCTTGAGCTTGATAAAAGCAAACTACTTAATACACGCCTATTTAATACTGTTAACCTATCTATCCTATACCTTGATGATTTCACAGTTGACATTGTGGTAACCGTAACGGAGCGGTGGTATACATTCCCCGTACCAATTTTCGACCTGGTTGACCGAAATTTTAATGACTGGTGGCAAAACCAAGACCGGGATTTAAGCAGAACCAATTATGGAGTTAATATCTACAAGAACAACTTTCGAGGTAGAAATGAAACCCTCAGATTGTTATTGCAGCTGGGTTACACACAAAAATTTGGCTTAACATACAAAGTACCCTATCTGGATAAAAACAAACGCCATGGAATGTTTTTAAATTATGATTATGCAGAGAATAAAAACATTGCAGTGCGCACCGAAAATCACAAACAACTGTTTCTGGACTCAGATGAAACATTGCGGATTACCAAGGAATATACTGCTGGTTACATGTATCGCAGATCATTCTATAGCGTTCATAATCTGAATTTTACTTACTACGAAAATGAAGTAACAGATACTGTTTCAATAATTAACCCGGAGTACTACGCTCAGGACGCCACAACCCAGAAATATGCTGAATTATCTTATTTCTTCACCTATGATAAACGTGACTTCGCTTCTTATCCTTTAAAAGGCACAAAGATGGAGCTGCAAGTGATTAAGGAAGGCCTTGGGTTCTTTGATGATGTGAACAGATTTACTATCCAAGCCGGCTACTTTAAGTATGTGGATTTAGGCAACAATTTTTACTTCTCAAACTACACATCGGCATTTGCCAGTTTCCTGGATAATCAACCTTATAATATTTATGAAGGCCTGGGTAGAAGAAGAGATTTTGTACGTGGCTATGAACTCTATCTGATTGAGGGAAAGAGCTTTGGTTTGAACCGATCTACTTTCAAAAAACGTATTTTTTCAAAAGTATTTAACCTGAGGCCACTGCCCATTGAGCAATTCAGAAAAATGCCTTTGGACATCTACATTAAAACATATTACGATATGGGCTATGTAGAGAATTTTGAAAACTATGAACTCAATACTACCCTTTCTGATAGGTACTTATTTGGTACAGGATTTGGTATCGACTTTGTATCTTACTATGATTCAGTGATTAGGTTAGAATATTCATTTAACCGCGAACAAGAGTCCGGATTTTTTCTGCACTTTAAAAAAGAATTTTAG
- a CDS encoding DUF3127 domain-containing protein: MNIKGKLLEISDTQQVTNTFQKREFVVEYAENPQYPEFVKFEAIQDKCNLLDSYKVGDEVDVYFNLKGRKWNDPKGGVKYFNSLQAWKIEGASSGGTGATPPPSAEPSLEEPGWISENEDDLPF; encoded by the coding sequence ATGAACATTAAAGGAAAACTTCTTGAAATCTCAGACACCCAACAAGTAACTAACACATTTCAAAAACGTGAATTCGTTGTTGAATATGCTGAAAATCCTCAATACCCTGAATTTGTGAAATTTGAGGCCATACAGGATAAGTGCAACTTGCTTGACTCTTATAAAGTGGGCGATGAAGTGGATGTTTACTTTAATTTGAAAGGCAGAAAGTGGAATGATCCAAAAGGCGGTGTTAAATACTTTAACTCATTACAAGCTTGGAAAATAGAAGGTGCTTCATCTGGTGGCACTGGTGCAACGCCTCCACCTTCAGCAGAACCATCTTTAGAAGAGCCAGGATGGATTTCTGAGAACGAAGATGACTTACCTTTTTAA
- a CDS encoding prolipoprotein diacylglyceryl transferase, with amino-acid sequence MSILSYLIWNVDPEFFTIPIIDRPVRWYGLLFALGFLVSQQIMFYLYRKEGKPEKDVETLTIYMIIATVIGARLGHVLFYEPDKYLANPIDILKVWEGGLASHGAAFGILFALWLYTKYDIKIKFFWIIKGLIGIPTSISAKKVTRPGQSYLQVVDRIVIVVALTGCLIRMGNFMNSEIYGLPTKSNFGVLFAKNVEQVFISDSSPIEELSITKKADEPLSEEGYAPVTVHLEFKDQPEILNEESLKRYIDGRFTEIVTNYSYVNEHITLGDEDTIEYQLNQNPDGTFSADVAALGIVRHPTQFYESFTTLMLCFLLFFIWTRYKAKTPAGLLLGLFLIILFGLRFVHELFKENQVAFEDGMALNMGQILSIPLILAGIFILVRALKNGPETIE; translated from the coding sequence ATGTCAATTTTAAGCTACCTAATCTGGAATGTAGATCCAGAATTTTTCACCATTCCAATTATTGATAGGCCCGTAAGATGGTACGGATTACTGTTTGCACTAGGCTTTTTAGTAAGTCAGCAAATTATGTTTTACCTGTATCGTAAAGAGGGTAAGCCTGAAAAAGATGTAGAAACATTGACTATCTATATGATCATTGCCACTGTTATTGGTGCAAGATTAGGTCATGTGCTTTTTTATGAGCCGGATAAATACCTGGCTAACCCAATTGACATATTGAAAGTATGGGAAGGTGGCTTAGCAAGCCATGGGGCAGCTTTTGGGATTTTATTTGCTCTCTGGCTTTATACTAAATACGACATTAAGATTAAGTTCTTCTGGATCATCAAAGGATTAATAGGAATACCAACTTCTATAAGTGCTAAGAAAGTAACACGCCCAGGACAAAGCTACCTTCAGGTTGTTGATCGAATAGTAATAGTCGTTGCATTAACCGGTTGCCTGATAAGAATGGGTAATTTCATGAATTCTGAAATTTATGGATTACCAACTAAGTCAAACTTTGGGGTACTTTTTGCCAAAAATGTAGAACAGGTATTTATTTCCGATTCCAGTCCCATTGAAGAATTAAGTATTACTAAAAAGGCGGATGAGCCATTAAGCGAAGAAGGTTATGCGCCTGTAACTGTACACCTTGAGTTTAAAGATCAGCCCGAAATACTAAATGAAGAAAGCTTAAAAAGATATATTGATGGCCGATTCACAGAAATTGTTACCAATTATAGTTATGTGAATGAGCATATCACTTTGGGCGATGAGGATACAATTGAATATCAATTGAATCAAAACCCTGATGGTACATTCAGTGCTGATGTTGCCGCACTAGGCATAGTCAGGCACCCAACACAGTTTTATGAATCCTTCACAACATTGATGCTCTGCTTCCTGCTCTTTTTTATCTGGACAAGATACAAAGCCAAAACCCCGGCCGGTCTTTTACTTGGACTATTCTTAATCATCCTATTTGGTTTACGATTTGTTCACGAATTATTTAAAGAAAATCAGGTAGCTTTTGAGGATGGAATGGCCTTAAATATGGGTCAGATACTAAGTATACCACTTATTTTAGCTGGCATTTTTATTCTGGTCAGAGCCTTAAAAAATGGCCCTGAAACTATTGAATAA
- a CDS encoding ComEA family DNA-binding protein, which produces MRGWVTLALVFLLCNIISAQEFNRPDIDLERFIEEIFAVQNGDVSSEELFETLLLFYSDPINLNNTSEEELRSLFILNESQIQSFFNYTAKNGKLLSIYELQAIPDFDLITINKLLPFVIVRESGLNADSRSLWRRIAEEDNNYLLIRYETTLEEKRGFKPTDSLGNSNYVGGPGKIYTRFRTSHINDFSIGFTAEKDAGEELAWDPSNKQYGADFYSGHIQLMNQGKFKNIILGDYQMQFGQSLVFGSGFNVGKGAETITTVRRSNLGIRPYTSVIETNFFRGGAATYAITDKLEVTGFFSSLNQDANIQADTVEREDFITSIQQSGFHRTESEIRNRNTVEEVNYGGALLYSDRAAKYSLGANILVTELSQNLQRADRLYNAFEFKGTSNYTGSIFGDYSWQNFNVFGEVATSKSGGFGLVAGMIGSITSKLETSVVIRNYEKDFHTFYGNAFGESTRNINESGWYWGLKYTFSRKLIATAYFDSFSFPWLRSNINAPSSGYEYLSRITYKPTRSIILTGQFREESKANNLPSTESDELIRFPLEAVKRNYLVSVDFPANDILSFKSRVQWSSYDFNSRQTEGFAIWQDANLDFGKFKISGRIALFETDDFNNAQYAYERDVLYAFSVPAYNGIGTRQYVVVQYKPTRKLTFWAKYARTHYRDRDVISSGNKQIDGNIKTDIRIQARINF; this is translated from the coding sequence ATGAGAGGTTGGGTCACACTAGCATTGGTTTTTCTTCTGTGTAACATAATCTCTGCACAAGAATTTAACCGACCAGATATCGACCTCGAACGCTTTATCGAAGAAATATTCGCAGTGCAAAATGGAGATGTTTCTTCAGAAGAATTATTTGAAACTTTGCTATTATTTTATTCCGATCCTATTAACCTAAATAATACAAGTGAAGAGGAATTAAGGTCCTTATTTATTCTGAATGAAAGTCAGATTCAATCATTTTTTAACTATACTGCTAAAAATGGTAAGCTCTTAAGCATTTACGAACTCCAGGCTATACCTGACTTTGATCTCATCACAATAAATAAATTACTGCCTTTTGTTATTGTCAGAGAATCTGGCCTTAATGCTGATAGCCGCAGCTTGTGGAGAAGAATTGCTGAAGAGGATAATAACTACCTTCTCATTCGCTATGAGACAACGTTAGAGGAAAAGCGAGGTTTTAAACCTACAGATAGTTTGGGCAACTCCAACTACGTAGGTGGACCTGGTAAAATATATACTCGTTTCCGCACAAGCCATATTAATGACTTTAGTATTGGCTTTACAGCCGAGAAAGATGCAGGGGAAGAATTAGCCTGGGACCCCTCCAATAAACAATACGGTGCTGACTTTTATAGTGGCCATATACAGTTAATGAACCAGGGTAAGTTCAAGAATATTATTCTTGGTGACTATCAGATGCAGTTTGGTCAGAGTTTAGTTTTTGGCTCTGGATTTAATGTAGGTAAAGGCGCAGAGACAATCACAACGGTAAGAAGATCTAATCTGGGTATTCGTCCTTACACCTCGGTAATTGAAACTAACTTCTTTCGAGGAGGTGCAGCAACTTATGCCATTACCGATAAACTGGAAGTAACTGGTTTTTTCTCTTCCTTAAATCAGGATGCTAACATACAAGCGGATACTGTAGAGCGAGAAGATTTTATCACCTCCATACAACAATCTGGCTTTCATAGAACGGAATCAGAAATTCGTAACAGAAATACAGTTGAGGAAGTAAATTATGGTGGCGCATTACTTTATTCAGATAGAGCAGCTAAATACAGCTTAGGAGCCAATATTTTAGTCACCGAATTAAGCCAAAATCTTCAGCGAGCAGATAGACTTTATAATGCCTTTGAATTTAAGGGCACATCTAATTACACAGGAAGTATTTTTGGTGATTATAGCTGGCAAAACTTTAATGTTTTTGGTGAGGTAGCAACATCAAAAAGTGGTGGATTTGGATTAGTTGCGGGTATGATTGGTAGTATCACATCAAAACTTGAAACATCTGTTGTAATAAGAAATTATGAAAAAGACTTTCATACCTTCTATGGTAATGCCTTTGGTGAGTCAACCAGAAATATCAATGAAAGTGGCTGGTATTGGGGGCTAAAATATACGTTCAGCCGGAAGTTAATTGCCACAGCCTATTTTGATTCTTTTAGTTTCCCATGGCTTCGTTCCAATATCAACGCACCATCGAGCGGATATGAATATCTCTCAAGAATTACCTACAAACCAACACGTTCCATTATTCTAACTGGCCAATTCCGTGAAGAATCAAAAGCTAACAACTTACCCAGCACAGAAAGTGATGAGTTAATTCGATTCCCATTAGAAGCAGTTAAAAGAAACTACCTTGTGAGTGTTGATTTCCCAGCCAATGACATTCTCTCATTTAAGAGTAGAGTACAATGGAGCTCTTATGATTTTAATTCCAGACAAACTGAAGGTTTCGCTATTTGGCAAGATGCCAATCTGGATTTTGGAAAGTTTAAAATAAGTGGCCGAATCGCTCTTTTTGAAACTGATGACTTCAACAATGCTCAGTATGCTTATGAACGAGATGTATTGTATGCATTTTCAGTACCGGCATATAATGGTATTGGCACCAGACAATATGTAGTTGTGCAGTACAAACCAACAAGAAAGCTTACCTTTTGGGCCAAATATGCCCGAACTCATTATCGCGATCGGGATGTTATAAGTTCGGGTAACAAACAGATAGATGGTAATATTAAAACAGATATACGAATTCAAGCACGAATAAACTTTTAA
- the nadE gene encoding NAD(+) synthase, which yields MRIGTATVNQTPLDWKGNTHNIIEAIREAKQNNVELLCLPELCITGYGCEDLFLSNWLYERALEELLKIIPECKGLLVAIGLPIKFQKQNYNCACLINNAEIVGFYAKQNMALDGVHYEPRWFIPWQSGRISQLKINGSDYEIGDITYDYKNWKIGFEICEDAWRQDRPACRLVERGVNLILNPSASHFAFGKTEDRQKLIINSSIDFKCTYVYSNLLGNEAGRMIYDGEMMIAQNGRHIQRNSLLSFKNTNFLYADVEPDKILHTRNDIAKSNKNEEFAQAASLALFDYLRKSRSKGFTLSLSGGADSSTIAILVSEMVRRGIQELGLEEFKKKSGLELQTSSKSIDTSSKEICSQLLSCAYQGTKNSSTDTLNSAKELADEIGAKFYHWTIDEEVGSYTSKIEKALGRKLSWETDDIALQNIQARSRSPIIWMMANIKNNLLLTTSNRSEGDVGYATMDGDTSGSISPIAAVDKYFIIHWLKWAEKELGYSSLRHVNSLAPSAELRPLEQTQTDEADLMPYHIIVEIERLAIREHNSPIEVYTKLKAKELESADLLKAHIAKFYRLWSRNQWKRERIAPSFHLDDFNVDPRTWCRFPILSKGFEEELEELNKVS from the coding sequence ATGAGAATAGGCACCGCAACAGTAAATCAAACCCCGCTTGATTGGAAGGGGAACACCCACAATATAATTGAGGCCATTAGAGAGGCCAAACAGAACAACGTTGAGTTACTCTGCCTGCCTGAACTATGTATTACAGGCTATGGCTGCGAAGATTTATTTCTCAGCAACTGGTTATACGAAAGAGCACTTGAAGAGCTGTTAAAAATAATCCCAGAGTGTAAGGGTTTATTGGTGGCTATTGGGTTACCAATTAAGTTTCAAAAACAAAACTATAACTGTGCATGCCTCATAAACAATGCAGAAATTGTAGGCTTCTATGCCAAGCAAAATATGGCGTTAGACGGTGTGCACTACGAACCCAGGTGGTTTATTCCATGGCAATCAGGCAGAATATCTCAACTCAAAATTAATGGTTCTGACTATGAAATTGGTGATATCACTTACGACTACAAGAATTGGAAAATAGGCTTTGAAATCTGCGAAGATGCCTGGCGACAGGACCGGCCTGCGTGTAGATTAGTAGAGCGAGGAGTAAACCTGATATTAAACCCGAGTGCCAGCCATTTTGCTTTTGGCAAAACTGAAGATCGTCAAAAGCTTATAATAAACAGCTCTATAGACTTTAAATGCACTTATGTATACTCCAATTTATTAGGGAATGAGGCTGGCAGAATGATCTATGATGGCGAAATGATGATCGCACAAAACGGGAGACATATTCAGCGTAATTCATTACTATCATTTAAAAATACCAATTTTCTGTATGCTGATGTTGAACCAGACAAGATCTTACATACGAGAAATGATATCGCTAAATCAAATAAAAATGAAGAGTTTGCTCAAGCCGCATCACTCGCTCTTTTCGATTATTTGAGGAAAAGTAGAAGTAAAGGCTTTACCCTTTCTTTGAGTGGCGGTGCAGATTCCTCCACAATTGCTATTCTAGTTTCTGAAATGGTGAGGCGCGGAATTCAAGAGTTGGGGTTAGAAGAATTTAAAAAGAAGTCCGGATTAGAATTACAGACCTCGAGCAAATCGATAGACACTAGTTCTAAAGAAATATGTAGTCAACTGTTAAGTTGCGCCTATCAGGGTACAAAAAATTCGAGTACCGACACACTTAATTCGGCCAAAGAATTGGCAGATGAAATTGGAGCAAAGTTCTACCATTGGACAATTGACGAAGAAGTAGGTTCATATACATCAAAAATTGAAAAGGCCCTTGGCAGAAAATTAAGTTGGGAAACCGATGATATCGCTTTACAAAATATACAGGCCAGATCACGCTCACCTATCATTTGGATGATGGCCAATATCAAAAATAATTTACTTCTTACTACATCTAACAGAAGCGAAGGGGATGTAGGCTATGCAACAATGGATGGTGATACCAGCGGCAGCATCTCTCCTATTGCCGCTGTTGATAAATACTTTATCATCCACTGGCTAAAGTGGGCAGAAAAAGAATTGGGTTATTCTTCACTGAGGCACGTAAATTCATTGGCTCCCTCAGCCGAACTTCGACCGTTAGAACAAACTCAAACCGATGAGGCTGACCTCATGCCTTACCATATTATTGTGGAAATTGAGCGATTAGCCATTAGAGAACATAATTCACCTATTGAAGTCTATACTAAATTAAAAGCGAAAGAATTAGAGTCAGCAGATTTACTAAAGGCTCATATTGCGAAATTTTACAGATTGTGGAGCAGAAATCAATGGAAACGTGAGCGAATTGCGCCATCCTTCCATCTGGATGATTTTAATGTTGACCCACGTACCTGGTGCCGCTTTCCTATTCTATCTAAAGGCTTTGAAGAGGAGTTGGAAGAGCTGAATAAAGTCAGCTAA